Proteins encoded within one genomic window of Fragaria vesca subsp. vesca linkage group LG1, FraVesHawaii_1.0, whole genome shotgun sequence:
- the LOC101298744 gene encoding pentatricopeptide repeat-containing protein At5g38730-like, whose translation MAAPVPLTVETQLIQSLFAIVLKGHWSHLLNPKLGSCLTSSAIHQVLLQLSLYGYTPSLSLSFFKWAESLPNYKHSLQCSWTMVHILTKHRHFKTAHQFLEKIAFRDFLSSPSVLNALIPTQDDPDVNSHVLSWLVITYANSKMTQDAIQVLEHMRVHGFKPHLHACTVLLNSLVKDRLISMVWKVYKKMIKGGVVPNIHTYNVLIHACCKSGDIEKAEGLVSEMELRCVFPDLFTFNTLISLYSKTGMHYEALCVQSRMELAGVSPDMVTYNSLMYGFCREGRMTEAVKLFRDIKGCVPNHITYTTLIDGYCRVNDLEEALRLCEVMKSKGLYPGVVTYNSILRKLCQEGRMRDANKLLNEMSEKNVEPDNVTCNTLINAYCKIGDMMSAVKVKNRMLASGLKLDAFTYKALIHGFCMVPEMDSAKDLLFNMLDAGFCPSYCTYTWIIDAYCNRGNEEAVIKLPDEFVSKGIIVDVSLYRALIRRLCKRERLDCAEKVYSLMQEKGILADSVVFTSLTYAYLKAGKSSVVSRMLDEMFKRRLMVTRKIYRSFNASYASESDILCLFWNHMVERGLMSKTVMMTEMQQT comes from the coding sequence ATGGCTGCTCCAGTTCCACTGACTGTTGAGACCCAACTCATTCAGTCTTTGTTTGCAATTGTACTCAAGGGTCATTGGAGCCACCTCCTGAATCCCAAGCTTGGGTCTTGTCTCACCTCATCCGCCATCCACCAGGTACTCCTCCAACTCTCACTCTATGGCTACACCCCTTCACTTTCCTTGTCTTTCTTCAAATGGGCAGAGTCACTACCCAATTACAAGCACTCCTTGCAGTGCTCTTGGACCATGGTTCACATTCTCACCAAACACAGGCACTTCAAAACTGCGCATCAATTTCTTGAGAAGATTGCCTTTAGGGATTTCTTGTCATCCCCGTCGGTTTTGAATGCTTTGATTCCGACCCAAGATGACCCCGATGTGAATTCCCATGTTTTGAGCTGGCTTGTGATAACTTATGCTAATTCTAAGATGACCCAAGATGCTATTCAGGTTTTGGAGCATATGAGGGTACATGGGTTTAAGCCACATTTGCATGCTTGTACTGTGTTGTTGAATTCTTTGGTTAAAGATAGGTTGATTAGTATGGTTTGGAAAGTTTATAAGAAGATGATTAAGGGTGGGGTTGTTCCGAATATTCATACTTACAATGTGTTGATTCATGCTTGTTGCAAGTCTGGGGATATAGAAAAGGCGGAAGGATTGGTGAGTGAGATGGAGTTGAGGTGTGTGTTTCCTGATCTTTTCACCTTTAATACTTTGATATCGTTGTATTCAAAAACAGGTATGCATTATGAAGCTTTGTGTGTTCAAAGTAGAATGGAATTGGCAGGAGTTAGTCCTGACATGGTGACATACAATTCTCTTATGTATGGATTTTGTAGAGAAGGAAGGATGACAGAAGCTGTGAAACTTTTCCGTGATATCAAAGGTTGTGTTCCTAATCATATAACTTACACTACATTGATTGACGGGTATTGTAGAGTGAATGACCTCGAAGAAGCTTTAAGATTGTGCGAGGTAATGAAGTCTAAGGGGTTGTATCCTGGAGTTGTTACATATAATTCTATTCTCCGGAAATTATGTCAAGAAGGCAGGATGAGGGATGCGAATAAGCTTTTGAATGAGATGAGTGAAAAGAATGTTGAGCCTGACAATGTTACATGTAACACTTTGATTAATGCTTATTGCAAAATAGGAGATATGATGTCTGCAGTGAAAGTGAAGAACAGGATGTTGGCTTCTGGGTTGAAGCTGGATGCTTTTACCTATAAAGCACTCATTCATGGATTTTGTATGGTACCAGAAATGGACAGTGCTAAAGATCTTTTATTTAACATGCTTGATGCCGGGTTTTGCCCAAGTTATTGCACATATACATGGATTATAGATGCTTACTGCAACCGCGGCAATGAAGAAGCAGTTATAAAATTACCAGATGAGTTTGTTAGTAAAGGTATAATTGTTGATGTCTCTCTGTACAGGGCTTTAATAAGGAGGTTATGTAAACGAGAAAGGCTGGATTGTGCTGAAAAGGTTTACAGTCTTATGCAAGAGAAGGGTATATTAGCAGACAGTGTAGTATTTACTAGTCTAACATATGCTTACTTGAAAGCGGGAAAGTCAAGTGTAGTTTCCAGGATGTTAGATGAAATGTTCAAGAGGAGGTTGATGGTAACACGCAAGATCTACAGGTCTTTTAATGCATCGTATGCCAGTGAAAGTGACATCTTATGTCTCTTTTGGAATCATATGGTCGAGAGAGGCCTTATGTCAAAAACTGTTATGATGACTGAAATGCAGCAAACATAA
- the LOC101299032 gene encoding xyloglucan galactosyltransferase KATAMARI1-like yields MFSGEKKPPILLRFSSSLLLFLSAAFLIFWFPSSPDTLIQQKHDHDHIQHHDSPHVNQNRNQNNNNSNSNSSSSKNDDVLTAPTKPYVTVPKCNQQVSVYVYTLPAKFNLGLLHNCHDLNFRTDMCPHVANSGLGQPLATIGSTLETNNSNSWYATNQFAAEMIFHARLLNHPCRTYDPARATLFYVPYYGGLHVSSKFRERNQTARDELDVGLVDYLQFQPTWQKQKGKDHFMALGRVVRDFKSSWVGAGRLLKLAGVENMSVLIIERNPFNGSNQHGIPYPSYFHPSTWHDMSTWQTKMRETHRRHLFSFIGAKRRKAAIRNKFIKQCGESTRCMLLNCRGGNDEARKCQEPSEVLKVMSESVFCLQAPGDTFTRRSTFDSVLAGCIPVFFSPHTAYSQYQWYLPEERSEYSVYIDQRSKARKRIEDELLKIPSEKVKRMREKIIGLIPSLTYANPNASDFGFEDAVDVALASLAKKVKKFVD; encoded by the coding sequence ATGTTTTCCGGTGAGAAAAAACCTCCAATCCTTCTCCGGTTCAGCTCTTCCCTTCTTCTCTTTCTATCAGCTGCTTTCCTCATCTTTTGGTTCCCATCGTCTCCCGACACTCTTATCCAACAAAAACATGATCATGACCACATTCAACATCATGATTCTCCTCATGTTAATCAAAATCGAAACCAGAACAATAACAACAGCAACAGCAACAGCAGCAGCAGCAAAAACGACGACGTTCTCACAGCCCCAACCAAACCATACGTCACAGTTCCGAAGTGCAACCAACAAGTCTCCGTCTACGTATACACATTGCCGGCGAAGTTCAACCTCGGACTCCTTCACAACTGCCACGACCTCAACTTTCGTACCGACATGTGCCCCCATGTAGCTAACTCCGGACTCGGCCAGCCACTTGCGACTATAGGCTCCACGTTAGAAACCAACAACAGCAATAGCTGGTACGCCACCAACCAGTTCGCGGCGGAGATGATCTTCCACGCGCGGCTCCTCAACCACCCCTGCCGCACGTACGACCCCGCGCGTGCCACTCTCTTCTACGTACCCTACTACGGCGGCCTTCACGTCTCGAGCAAGTTCCGGGAACGGAACCAAACCGCGCGCGACGAGCTCGACGTCGGCTTGGTCGACTATCTACAATTCCAACCCACGTGGCAGAAACAAAAGGGAAAAGACCACTTTATGGCCCTAGGGCGCGTCGTACGTGATTTCAAGTCGTCGTGGGTTGGAGCCGGCCGACTCCTTAAACTCGCCGGAGTCGAAAACATGTCGGTTCTGATCATCGAGAGAAACCCTTTCAACGGCTCGAACCAACATGGCATACCATACCCTTCGTACTTCCACCCCTCCACTTGGCACGACATGTCCACGTGGCAGACTAAGATGAGAGAAACTCACCGGCGCCACTTGTTCTCTTTCATCGGAGCGAAGAGAAGGAAGGCGGCGATCCGGAACAAGTTCATAAAGCAATGCGGCGAGTCAACTCGGTGCATGTTATTGAATTGTCGTGGGGGTAACGACGAAGCTAGAAAATGCCAAGAGCCGAGTGAGGTGTTGAAGGTGATGAGTGAATCGGTATTTTGTTTACAAGCCCCCGGCGACACGTTCACGCGGCGGTCAACGTTTGACTCGGTGCTGGCCGGTTGCATTCCGGTGTTCTTTTCGCCGCACACGGCGTACAGTCAGTATCAGTGGTACTTGCCGGAGGAAAGAAGCGAGTATTCTGTGTATATAGATCAGAGAAGTAAAGCGAGGAAGAGAATAGAAGATGAGCTGTTGAAGATTCCGAGCGAGAAGGTCAAGAGGATGAGGGAGAAGATCATAGGTTTGATACCGAGTTTGACGTATGCTAACCCGAATGCGAGTGATTTTGGGTTTGAAGATGCTGTTGATGTTGCGCTTGCATCATTGGCCAAGAAGGTCAAGAAATTTGTTGATTGA